A single genomic interval of bacterium harbors:
- a CDS encoding glycosyltransferase family 4 protein, producing the protein MSVRVGIGALVGIVGGPATYARELVRGLARVGGHEWVVFTDRPDQFTGVEVVSVPLRGTWHQALWDHDRLPGLVRRTGVAVYHGTKNVLPWRLPVPGVVTVHDLAVYACPETFAWPQRLHFRATVPGSVRRAARVIADSRHARDDLVARFRLDPARVPVVPLAMAPEMREPPAPEAVAAFRRAHDLGSKLVACVGTVQPRKRVERVIDAFVRAGGAADGWQLVVAGRLRPGHRPSWLDALPPGVRWLGPLDDASLRALYAAADVAATASEYEGFGLTVLEAMAAGCAVVAVGVTSVPEVVGGAGVLVPRSDPGLLAGALRPLLADDALRARLGAQARARAAGFTWDETARRTRAVYEAVVG; encoded by the coding sequence GTGAGCGTGCGCGTCGGCATCGGGGCGCTGGTGGGCATCGTCGGCGGGCCGGCGACCTACGCGCGCGAGCTCGTGCGTGGTCTCGCCCGCGTCGGCGGGCACGAGTGGGTGGTGTTCACCGACCGCCCGGACCAGTTCACCGGCGTCGAGGTCGTGTCCGTGCCGCTGCGCGGCACCTGGCACCAGGCCTTGTGGGACCACGACCGGCTGCCGGGGCTCGTGCGCCGCACCGGCGTCGCCGTCTACCACGGTACGAAGAACGTGCTGCCGTGGCGGCTGCCGGTGCCTGGCGTGGTGACGGTCCACGACCTCGCCGTGTACGCATGTCCCGAGACCTTCGCGTGGCCGCAGCGGCTCCACTTCCGCGCCACGGTGCCGGGCAGCGTACGCCGTGCGGCGCGCGTCATCGCCGATTCGCGGCACGCCCGCGACGACCTCGTCGCCCGCTTCCGTCTCGATCCGGCGCGCGTGCCGGTGGTGCCGCTCGCGATGGCGCCCGAGATGCGCGAGCCGCCGGCGCCGGAGGCGGTGGCGGCGTTCCGCCGTGCGCACGATCTCGGCTCGAAGCTCGTCGCCTGTGTCGGCACGGTGCAGCCGCGCAAGCGCGTCGAGCGCGTGATCGACGCCTTCGTGCGCGCCGGCGGCGCCGCGGACGGATGGCAGCTCGTGGTCGCGGGACGGCTGCGGCCCGGCCATCGGCCGTCGTGGCTCGACGCGCTGCCGCCCGGCGTGCGCTGGCTCGGTCCGCTCGACGACGCCTCGCTGCGGGCGCTGTACGCGGCGGCCGACGTCGCCGCGACGGCGTCGGAGTACGAGGGCTTCGGCCTCACCGTGCTGGAGGCGATGGCCGCGGGCTGCGCGGTGGTGGCGGTCGGGGTGACGTCGGTGCCCGAGGTGGTCGGCGGGGCGGGCGTGCTCGTGCCTCGCTCGGACCCGGGGTTGCTGGCCGGTGCGCTGCGCCCGCTGCTCGCCGACGACGCGCTCCGTGCCCGCCTCGGCGCGCAGGCCCGCGCACGCGCTGCCGGCTTCACCTGGGACGAAACGGCGCGGCGCACGCGGGCCGTCTACGAGGCGGTGGTGGGATGA
- a CDS encoding SDR family oxidoreductase — MILVTGGAGYIGCVAVRQLLDKGETVRVFDKLYFGDEGLADIRDKIELVQGDIRTFDPAVLDGCDAVIHLAGLSNDPTAEFNPKANEEMNTRGTEVVAEACKQKGVKRFVFASTCSIYDLGFYAPDFLRDEESEVKPRAAYAVSNYDAERILLDMADDRFCPVLLRQGTVYGWSPRMRYDLVVNTFMRDALAKGFLTVHCGGEMWRPLVDVADLSRVYIACIEAPDDKVFKQIYNVVGKNYRILELAHWVREALKPVKKVEIEVDYTSHKTRSYRVSGERVEQALGVRAMVPVKESVENMLRKIAENGQQDFFNPRYYNIDWMTLLADMEQTIKRIGGVF, encoded by the coding sequence ATGATTCTCGTCACAGGCGGCGCCGGATACATCGGTTGCGTCGCGGTTCGCCAGCTCCTCGACAAGGGGGAGACGGTCCGGGTCTTCGACAAGCTCTACTTCGGTGACGAGGGTCTCGCCGACATCCGCGACAAGATCGAGCTGGTGCAGGGCGACATCCGCACGTTCGATCCCGCGGTGCTCGACGGCTGCGACGCGGTGATCCACCTCGCCGGCCTGTCGAACGATCCCACCGCCGAGTTCAATCCCAAGGCCAACGAGGAGATGAACACGCGCGGCACCGAGGTCGTCGCCGAGGCGTGCAAGCAGAAGGGCGTCAAGCGCTTCGTGTTCGCGTCGACGTGCTCGATCTACGACCTCGGCTTCTACGCGCCGGACTTCCTCCGCGACGAGGAGTCCGAGGTGAAGCCGCGCGCGGCGTATGCCGTCTCCAACTACGACGCCGAGCGCATCCTGCTCGACATGGCCGACGATCGCTTCTGCCCGGTGCTGCTGCGCCAGGGGACGGTGTACGGCTGGAGCCCGCGCATGCGGTACGACCTCGTGGTCAATACCTTCATGCGCGACGCGCTCGCGAAGGGCTTCCTGACGGTCCACTGCGGCGGCGAGATGTGGCGGCCGCTGGTCGACGTCGCCGACCTCTCGCGCGTCTACATCGCCTGCATCGAGGCGCCCGACGACAAGGTCTTCAAGCAGATATACAACGTCGTCGGGAAGAACTACCGCATCCTCGAGCTGGCGCACTGGGTGCGCGAGGCCCTGAAGCCCGTGAAGAAGGTCGAGATCGAGGTCGACTACACGAGCCACAAGACGCGCTCGTATCGGGTCAGCGGCGAGCGTGTGGAGCAGGCGCTGGGCGTGCGCGCGATGGTCCCGGTGAAGGAGTCGGTCGAGAACATGCTGCGCAAGATCGCGGAGAACGGCCAGCAGGACTTCTTCAACCCGCGCTACTACAACATCGACTGGATGACGCTGCTCGCCGACATGGAGCAGACCATCAAGCGCATCGGAGGCGTGTTCTGA
- a CDS encoding glycosyltransferase family 4 protein, translated as MSAHRICFVEASIGGVVGGSLTGILHLIERLDRRRWAPSLVLYEQKAVVPELEAAGIPVHVLPPLPAPSADGNRGRLGRAVLRASDLVRVVRPRAKALREVFRHEKPDIIYLANGITANLDGLFAAAGSGRPVIAHEKGFRRVGPVERFASRWVDMCVGMTEEVTQHYRDRRVRARRFGTIYDGIDCTRFAPGGGGAVRREFGIPPAAPLVGIVGHIQEWKGQLLVAEAVARVRRRFPDLRCLMVGGVHREGQAYGDELQTRIAAPDLAGHVLLTGARRDVAACLDAMDVAIHASVRAEPFGRVMIEAMALGRPVIAPNEGGPRFIVVSGETGLLVPPRDAAGLADAIEALVADPARRLAMGRAARTRIDAVFDIRHHVQAMESLFAELLGVEGPAAAPGKAVA; from the coding sequence ATGTCGGCTCATCGGATCTGCTTCGTGGAAGCGAGCATCGGCGGCGTGGTCGGCGGCTCGCTCACCGGTATCCTGCACCTGATCGAGCGGCTCGATCGTCGTCGCTGGGCTCCCAGCCTGGTGCTCTACGAGCAGAAGGCCGTCGTGCCCGAGCTCGAAGCGGCCGGCATCCCGGTCCACGTCCTGCCGCCGCTGCCGGCGCCCTCGGCCGACGGCAACCGCGGCCGCCTCGGGCGGGCCGTGCTCCGGGCGAGCGACCTCGTCCGCGTCGTGCGCCCGCGCGCCAAGGCCCTGCGCGAGGTCTTCCGGCACGAGAAGCCGGACATCATCTACCTGGCCAACGGCATCACCGCGAACCTCGACGGCCTCTTCGCCGCCGCCGGCAGCGGACGCCCGGTGATCGCGCACGAGAAGGGCTTCCGCCGCGTCGGACCGGTCGAGCGCTTCGCGTCGCGCTGGGTCGACATGTGCGTCGGCATGACCGAGGAGGTGACGCAGCACTACCGCGACCGGCGGGTGCGCGCGCGCCGCTTCGGAACCATCTATGACGGCATCGACTGCACGCGCTTCGCGCCCGGCGGGGGCGGTGCCGTGCGCCGCGAGTTCGGCATCCCGCCGGCGGCGCCGCTGGTCGGCATCGTCGGCCACATCCAAGAGTGGAAGGGCCAGCTGCTGGTGGCCGAGGCGGTCGCGCGCGTGCGCCGGCGCTTCCCCGACCTGCGCTGCCTCATGGTCGGCGGCGTGCACCGCGAGGGGCAGGCGTACGGCGACGAGCTCCAGACGCGCATCGCCGCGCCCGACCTCGCCGGCCACGTCCTTCTCACCGGCGCGCGGCGCGACGTCGCCGCGTGCCTCGACGCCATGGACGTCGCGATCCACGCGTCCGTGCGCGCCGAGCCGTTCGGCCGCGTGATGATCGAGGCGATGGCGCTCGGCCGGCCGGTGATCGCGCCGAACGAGGGCGGGCCGCGCTTCATCGTCGTCTCGGGTGAGACCGGCCTCCTCGTGCCGCCGCGCGACGCGGCCGGCCTTGCGGACGCGATCGAGGCGCTGGTCGCCGATCCCGCCCGCCGGCTCGCGATGGGACGTGCGGCGCGCACGCGCATCGATGCGGTGTTCGACATCCGCCATCACGTGCAGGCGATGGAGTCGCTCTTCGCCGAGCTGCTCGGGGTGGAGGGACCGGCGGCGGCGCCCGGCAAGGCCGTCGCCTGA
- the rfbC gene encoding dTDP-4-dehydrorhamnose 3,5-epimerase yields the protein MKIDPARMPGVQVVTAKNFHDERGFLLQSWVGTDLDALGIPRRFEQAIQTWSKRGVVRGLHFQWDPPMGKYVRCVRGAIIDVVVDVRHGSPTLGDHVAVELTDQNHQVIWVPPGFAHGTFALADDSIVLYECTGAHGPGREGGIRWNDPALGIAWPDMPPIVSEKDQVAPTLAEWLADPRSQHFRFEGA from the coding sequence ATGAAGATCGACCCCGCCCGCATGCCGGGCGTGCAGGTGGTGACGGCGAAGAACTTCCACGACGAGCGCGGCTTCCTGCTGCAATCGTGGGTGGGCACGGACCTCGACGCGCTCGGCATCCCGCGGCGCTTCGAGCAGGCCATCCAGACGTGGTCGAAGCGCGGCGTCGTGCGCGGCCTCCACTTCCAGTGGGACCCGCCCATGGGCAAGTACGTGCGCTGCGTGCGCGGCGCGATCATCGACGTCGTCGTCGACGTGCGGCACGGCTCGCCGACGCTCGGCGACCACGTCGCCGTCGAGCTCACCGACCAGAACCATCAGGTGATCTGGGTGCCGCCCGGCTTTGCGCACGGCACCTTCGCGCTCGCGGACGACTCGATCGTGCTCTACGAGTGCACGGGCGCGCACGGCCCCGGTCGCGAGGGCGGCATCCGCTGGAACGATCCGGCGCTCGGCATCGCGTGGCCGGACATGCCGCCGATCGTCTCCGAGAAGGACCAGGTGGCACCGACGCTCGCCGAGTGGCTGGCCGACCCGCGCTCGCAGCACTTCCGCTTCGAGGGCGCCTGA
- a CDS encoding glycosyltransferase family 2 protein codes for MSASRRTIAVVVHWQDPEDTLGCVASCAGECDLVVVVDNGSREPVGARLAAAAPAAICIRTAENLGYAGGANVGIRAATTRGAGVVLLLNNDVRLRPGATAAARRLLDADPRVGVVGAKVLTREDPSRLWLAWGEVTWRQSLVALQGADAPDGPRWNATREVEWVGGCTMWLRAAALADVGGFDEAFFAYHEEVEWCVRAAAAGWRVVYCPDAVATHTGRGSAGGTRSVRIRKYFAARNSVLFARRHGSPAQRLRLGAFLVATLPFQLAWNALRGRAGETWLKVLGLRDALTGRRPPFERLGLK; via the coding sequence ATGAGCGCCTCGCGTCGCACCATCGCCGTCGTCGTCCACTGGCAGGACCCGGAGGACACGCTCGGCTGCGTCGCCAGCTGCGCGGGGGAGTGCGATCTCGTGGTGGTCGTGGACAACGGCTCGCGCGAGCCGGTCGGAGCGCGGCTCGCCGCTGCGGCGCCTGCCGCGATCTGCATCCGGACGGCGGAGAACCTCGGCTACGCCGGCGGCGCCAACGTCGGCATTCGCGCGGCGACCACGCGCGGCGCCGGCGTCGTCCTGCTCCTCAACAACGACGTCCGGCTGCGTCCAGGGGCGACGGCGGCCGCGCGCCGGCTGCTCGACGCCGATCCGCGCGTCGGCGTGGTCGGCGCCAAGGTCCTGACGCGCGAGGATCCGTCGCGGCTGTGGCTCGCATGGGGCGAGGTGACCTGGCGCCAGAGCCTCGTCGCCCTGCAGGGTGCCGACGCGCCCGACGGTCCGCGCTGGAACGCGACCCGCGAGGTCGAGTGGGTCGGGGGCTGCACGATGTGGCTGCGCGCCGCGGCGCTCGCCGACGTCGGCGGCTTCGACGAGGCGTTCTTCGCCTACCACGAGGAGGTCGAGTGGTGCGTACGGGCGGCCGCCGCCGGGTGGCGCGTCGTCTACTGCCCCGACGCCGTCGCCACCCATACCGGCCGGGGCAGCGCCGGCGGCACGCGCTCGGTGCGCATCCGCAAGTACTTCGCCGCCCGCAACAGCGTGCTCTTCGCGCGCCGTCACGGCTCCCCCGCCCAGCGCCTGCGCCTCGGTGCCTTCCTCGTCGCCACGCTGCCGTTCCAGCTGGCGTGGAACGCGCTGCGTGGCCGCGCCGGCGAGACCTGGCTCAAGGTGCTCGGCCTGCGCGACGCGCTCACCGGCCGCCGCCCGCCGTTCGAGCGCCTCGGCCTCAAATGA
- a CDS encoding M6 family metalloprotease domain-containing protein yields MLLLAALLGSGRAAHAHVPAHGDLDVLVVLASFPDRPLTRPRADLEALLARFVAYWTEVSYGQLRLRPHLATVTVTVPQLRQRYVQRPAELATDALRAFAAAAGGSDRAALERGGAALVIFAGTGRESHLGGGDPGDPWSNYTGLLEPVAGFDEACVLAEDEAPPFGRLGVMAHEFGHLLGLPELYAPGGRPQEGIGVWGLMGQGTWVGRGDWPPHPEAWSKRHLGWVATWDVTTSTTGIVLPAVETVPLVVRIPLAPERPSEYLLLENRQRIGADAKLPGAGLLVWHVDEGVTGFRTAQNDVRRKLLHLVEADARGDLDRGHAAGGNRGDAGDPWSGPPAWRRILAAVLAAVAVLLVAMAVRRLGRPGWPLALLVGVGVAGAALAGAARLRQGPICGPETPGMTPYGGGPGRVMLRNFSASGPVMRFDVEIAGAAAPE; encoded by the coding sequence GTGCTGCTGCTCGCGGCCCTGCTCGGGTCGGGACGCGCCGCGCACGCGCATGTCCCGGCGCACGGCGACCTCGACGTCCTCGTCGTGCTGGCCAGCTTTCCTGATCGCCCGCTGACACGCCCGCGTGCCGACCTGGAGGCGCTACTCGCCCGCTTCGTGGCCTACTGGACGGAGGTCTCGTACGGCCAACTGCGGCTGCGGCCGCACCTCGCGACGGTGACGGTGACCGTCCCGCAGCTGCGCCAGCGTTACGTGCAGCGTCCGGCGGAGCTGGCGACGGACGCGCTGCGCGCCTTCGCCGCGGCGGCCGGCGGCAGCGACCGCGCCGCGCTGGAGCGCGGCGGCGCCGCGCTCGTGATCTTCGCAGGGACGGGACGGGAGTCGCACCTCGGCGGCGGTGATCCCGGCGATCCGTGGTCGAACTACACGGGGCTGCTCGAGCCCGTCGCAGGTTTCGACGAGGCCTGCGTGCTGGCCGAGGACGAGGCGCCGCCGTTCGGGCGTCTCGGCGTCATGGCGCACGAGTTCGGCCACCTGCTCGGGCTGCCCGAGTTGTACGCGCCCGGTGGCCGCCCGCAGGAGGGCATCGGCGTCTGGGGCCTCATGGGGCAGGGGACGTGGGTCGGGCGCGGCGACTGGCCGCCGCATCCGGAGGCGTGGTCGAAGCGCCACCTCGGCTGGGTCGCGACCTGGGACGTCACCACCTCGACCACCGGCATCGTGCTGCCGGCGGTCGAGACCGTGCCGCTCGTCGTCCGCATCCCGCTCGCGCCCGAGCGGCCGAGCGAGTACCTGCTGCTCGAGAACCGCCAGCGCATCGGCGCCGACGCCAAGCTGCCCGGAGCCGGCCTGCTCGTGTGGCACGTCGACGAGGGCGTCACCGGGTTCCGGACGGCGCAGAACGACGTCCGGCGCAAACTGCTGCACCTCGTCGAGGCCGACGCCCGCGGCGACCTCGATCGCGGGCACGCCGCCGGCGGTAACCGCGGCGACGCCGGCGATCCCTGGAGCGGCCCCCCGGCTTGGCGGCGGATCCTCGCCGCCGTGCTGGCGGCCGTCGCCGTGCTGCTCGTCGCCATGGCCGTGCGCCGCCTCGGGCGTCCCGGCTGGCCGCTCGCGCTGCTCGTGGGCGTCGGCGTCGCGGGTGCGGCGCTCGCCGGCGCGGCGCGACTGCGTCAGGGCCCGATCTGCGGCCCCGAGACGCCGGGGATGACGCCGTACGGCGGCGGCCCCGGGCGGGTCATGCTGCGCAACTTCTCGGCCTCCGGGCCGGTGATGCGCTTCGACGTCGAGATCGCCGGCGCGGCGGCGCCGGAGTGA
- a CDS encoding PKD domain-containing protein codes for MRKLGSSAMFGALVAVALAGCGGGESPQGTAPAPEATTATTTPAAPGATATTVPAAAADDDELGAPLLAWADSDTDEGKAPLTIQFKADIEGGKAPLSYVWKFGDGSPDSTEANPKHTYEKPGKYRADLEVKDSAGDSDSDYIEVEVTE; via the coding sequence ATGCGGAAACTCGGCAGCTCAGCCATGTTCGGTGCACTGGTCGCGGTCGCGCTCGCGGGGTGCGGCGGCGGCGAGAGCCCCCAAGGCACGGCGCCCGCTCCCGAGGCTACCACCGCGACCACGACGCCGGCGGCCCCCGGGGCCACCGCGACGACGGTCCCGGCCGCGGCGGCCGACGACGACGAGCTGGGCGCCCCGCTGCTCGCCTGGGCCGACTCCGACACGGACGAGGGCAAGGCACCGCTCACGATCCAGTTCAAGGCCGACATCGAGGGCGGCAAGGCGCCGCTGTCGTACGTCTGGAAGTTCGGCGACGGCTCGCCCGACTCCACCGAGGCCAACCCGAAGCACACCTACGAGAAGCCCGGGAAGTACCGTGCCGACCTCGAGGTGAAGGACTCGGCGGGCGACTCGGACTCGGACTACATCGAGGTCGAAGTCACCGAGTAG
- a CDS encoding glycosyltransferase family 2 protein: protein MTSASRTAAVVVTWEGGEATVRCVDSLLAQTRLPAEVLVVDNASSAAERGALQARFGGEPRVRLLLLDENRQFAGGLNAGAAAAGPGVERLLFLNNDTRLEPDALARLEDALDATPGAGIAGPRVMDVASGTVLTAGERHGLWLLCVPRTLLRYRRSPTAPYRVSGVMGCALLATRACWRAVGGFSEEIAVYYEDVDFCLAARAHGYGVVLEPRAVFWHDGIRGFARGLTPWAAFLKARNPWLLMRRRGARAAWLGFVPTYAALLASSAALWALRGRGDVVRALGRGVGAGLRTALGAPAGAVTAPRRVG from the coding sequence ATGACGAGCGCGTCGCGCACGGCGGCGGTGGTCGTCACCTGGGAGGGCGGCGAGGCGACGGTACGCTGCGTCGACTCGCTCCTCGCGCAGACGCGGCTGCCCGCCGAGGTGCTCGTCGTCGACAACGCCTCGAGCGCCGCGGAGCGGGGGGCGCTCCAGGCGCGCTTCGGCGGCGAGCCGCGCGTGCGACTGCTCCTGCTCGACGAGAACCGGCAGTTCGCCGGTGGCTTGAACGCCGGCGCGGCGGCGGCCGGACCAGGCGTCGAGCGGCTGCTCTTCCTCAACAACGACACGCGCCTCGAGCCGGACGCGCTCGCACGCCTCGAGGACGCGCTCGACGCCACGCCGGGCGCCGGCATCGCGGGGCCGCGGGTCATGGACGTCGCGAGCGGTACGGTGCTCACCGCGGGCGAGCGCCATGGGCTCTGGCTCCTGTGCGTGCCGCGCACGCTGCTGCGCTACCGCCGGTCGCCGACGGCGCCGTATCGCGTGAGCGGCGTCATGGGCTGCGCGCTGCTGGCGACGCGCGCCTGCTGGCGCGCGGTCGGCGGCTTCTCGGAGGAGATCGCCGTCTACTACGAGGACGTCGACTTCTGCCTCGCCGCGCGCGCACACGGCTACGGCGTCGTGCTCGAGCCGCGCGCGGTGTTCTGGCACGACGGCATCCGCGGCTTCGCACGCGGGCTGACGCCGTGGGCGGCCTTTCTGAAGGCGCGCAACCCATGGCTGCTCATGCGCCGCCGCGGGGCGCGTGCGGCCTGGCTGGGCTTCGTGCCGACGTACGCCGCGCTGCTCGCGAGCAGTGCGGCGCTCTGGGCGCTGCGCGGCCGCGGCGACGTCGTGCGTGCGCTCGGCCGCGGCGTCGGCGCCGGGTTGCGGACGGCGCTGGGTGCGCCGGCCGGTGCGGTGACGGCGCCGCGCCGGGTGGGGTGA
- a CDS encoding glycosyltransferase family 2 protein, whose product MRKLIIQIPCFNEEATLAETLAALPREIPGVDVIETLVIDDGSTDRTGEVARAAGATWLVRLPAHAGLARAFSVGIDTALKLGADLIVNTDADHQYPGSEVRRLVQPILDGHVEMVVGDRIPTRSRHFSPQKRALQGLGSWAVRKLSGTTVPDATSGFRAFSRRAALRLNVFTKFTYTLETIIQAGKKHIPIGHVPIATNAERRPSRLFGSIGLYLRRSLATMLRIYALYEPLTVFVGLGGLAVLVGSVLGMRFAFDWLLEGGSGHIQSLILAAVLVIVGFQTMLIGLVADLIASSRSLLEDTQVRMRELELRLGAQPDVVRLAAVDPHAPRADLARGLR is encoded by the coding sequence ATGCGCAAGCTCATCATCCAGATTCCCTGCTTCAACGAGGAAGCGACGTTGGCCGAGACCCTGGCCGCCCTGCCGCGTGAGATCCCGGGCGTCGACGTCATCGAGACGCTGGTGATCGACGACGGCTCCACCGACCGTACGGGCGAGGTCGCGCGCGCTGCCGGCGCCACCTGGCTGGTCCGATTGCCCGCGCACGCCGGCCTCGCGCGCGCCTTCTCGGTCGGGATCGACACGGCCCTCAAGCTCGGCGCCGACCTGATCGTCAACACCGACGCGGACCACCAGTATCCCGGATCGGAGGTGCGGCGGCTCGTGCAGCCGATCCTCGACGGCCACGTCGAGATGGTCGTCGGTGATCGCATCCCGACGCGCTCGCGCCACTTCAGCCCGCAGAAGCGCGCGCTCCAGGGGCTCGGGAGCTGGGCCGTGCGCAAGCTGTCCGGCACCACCGTGCCCGACGCCACGAGCGGGTTCCGGGCCTTCTCGCGCCGCGCGGCGCTGCGGCTGAACGTCTTCACCAAGTTCACCTACACGCTCGAGACCATCATCCAGGCCGGCAAGAAACACATCCCGATCGGTCACGTCCCGATCGCGACCAACGCCGAGCGCCGGCCGTCGCGCCTGTTCGGCTCGATCGGGCTCTACCTGCGCCGCTCGCTCGCGACGATGCTGCGCATCTACGCGCTCTACGAGCCGTTGACGGTGTTCGTCGGGCTCGGCGGCCTCGCGGTGCTCGTGGGCAGCGTCCTCGGCATGCGCTTCGCGTTCGACTGGCTGCTCGAGGGCGGATCGGGCCACATCCAGAGTCTCATCCTGGCCGCCGTGCTCGTGATCGTCGGCTTCCAGACGATGTTGATCGGCCTCGTCGCCGATCTGATCGCGTCCAGCCGCTCGCTGCTCGAGGACACCCAGGTGCGCATGCGCGAGCTGGAGCTGCGTCTCGGGGCGCAGCCGGACGTCGTGCGCCTCGCCGCCGTCGACCCGCATGCGCCGCGTGCCGACCTGGCGCGCGGCCTGCGATGA
- a CDS encoding glycosyltransferase, translating into MTACWFGTYDRGHSANRLLRAALAEAGFVVEELHAPLWEATRDKDRRYFGAASLATLGRRWTAAMGGLARRWRARTGPPPLVVAGFGGQLDVLAAQRICRPRAALLFAPLVSLTETLVDDRRVFAAHGLRARAVGLLDRATLRAADLVLADTAAHAAWYAELGASAARLGVWHFGVEPEFRAAPSPAPEPGRVLFYGRGLPLHGLGTIVAAAARLGARASVTCIGTGPERARAEAQARALGAAVTWRDEIPLAELPGELARASVVLGVFGGSRKAAVVVPNKVYQAAAAGRPLVTRDGPGLREVLVPDTHCLAVPPDDPVALAAAVARLLDDRALAERLGAAARAHALAQLGPTATATRLGALLAERLGLRPASAALVGAG; encoded by the coding sequence ATGACGGCCTGCTGGTTCGGGACGTACGACCGCGGCCATAGCGCCAACCGGCTGCTGCGCGCCGCGCTGGCCGAGGCGGGCTTCGTCGTCGAAGAGCTGCACGCGCCGCTGTGGGAGGCGACGCGCGACAAGGATCGGCGCTACTTCGGCGCGGCGTCGCTGGCTACGCTCGGGCGCCGTTGGACGGCGGCGATGGGCGGCCTCGCGCGCCGCTGGCGTGCACGCACGGGGCCGCCGCCGCTCGTGGTGGCGGGGTTCGGCGGGCAGCTCGACGTGCTGGCCGCGCAGCGCATCTGTCGCCCGCGCGCGGCGTTGCTCTTCGCACCGCTCGTGAGCCTGACCGAGACGCTCGTCGACGACCGCCGTGTCTTCGCGGCGCACGGGTTGCGGGCGCGCGCCGTCGGCCTGCTCGATCGCGCGACGCTGCGGGCCGCCGACCTCGTCCTCGCCGACACGGCTGCGCACGCCGCGTGGTACGCCGAGCTGGGAGCTTCCGCGGCGCGACTCGGCGTCTGGCACTTCGGCGTCGAGCCGGAGTTCCGCGCGGCGCCGTCGCCCGCGCCGGAGCCGGGACGCGTCCTCTTCTACGGGCGCGGGCTGCCGCTGCACGGGCTCGGCACGATCGTGGCCGCGGCCGCGCGCCTCGGTGCGCGGGCGTCGGTCACCTGCATCGGTACGGGACCCGAGCGGGCGCGCGCCGAGGCGCAGGCGCGCGCGCTCGGGGCCGCCGTCACGTGGCGCGACGAGATCCCGCTCGCCGAGCTGCCAGGCGAGCTCGCCCGCGCGTCGGTCGTGCTCGGCGTCTTCGGGGGGAGCCGCAAGGCCGCCGTCGTGGTGCCGAACAAGGTGTACCAGGCGGCCGCGGCGGGGCGTCCGCTCGTCACCCGCGACGGGCCGGGTTTGCGCGAGGTGCTCGTCCCCGACACGCACTGCCTCGCCGTGCCGCCGGACGATCCCGTCGCGCTCGCCGCCGCCGTCGCGCGGCTGCTCGACGACCGCGCGCTGGCGGAGCGCCTCGGCGCGGCGGCGCGCGCACACGCGCTGGCGCAGCTCGGGCCGACGGCGACTGCGACGCGGCTCGGGGCGCTGCTGGCCGAGCGACTCGGCCTGCGGCCGGCGAGCGCTGCCCTGGTGGGAGCCGGATGA
- a CDS encoding glycosyltransferase family 2 protein, which yields MAGRPALAALPLRGRLTTTAPRVAVSVLHWGDPADTLRCLASVAASAPAPALVAVLDNGTGTLDAGALAHVAPVATLVRVPENLGFAGGHDLLLARALEAGATHVLLLNNDATVAPDAIAALVRAATAEPRVGAVGAKVLSAADPTRLWLAWGRVTWRAALVERVGRGQPDGPAFDDVRAVEWVPGCAMLLTREAIATVGALDEAFFAYHEDVDWCVRARAAGFRILFAPAARVVHRGEGGRGLANPARYLSARNTMLFARKHAGAREWLRLGVTIGASLARETVRGDRAVTALLWRGYRDGLFGRPLPLRELGLR from the coding sequence GTGGCTGGCCGACCCGCGCTCGCAGCACTTCCGCTTCGAGGGCGCCTGACGACGACGGCGCCCCGCGTCGCCGTCTCGGTCCTGCACTGGGGCGATCCGGCCGATACGTTGCGCTGCCTCGCGAGCGTCGCGGCGTCGGCGCCGGCGCCGGCGCTCGTCGCGGTGCTCGACAACGGCACGGGGACCCTCGACGCCGGCGCGCTCGCGCACGTCGCCCCTGTGGCGACGCTCGTGCGCGTGCCGGAGAACCTCGGCTTCGCGGGCGGCCACGACCTGCTCCTCGCCCGTGCGCTCGAGGCCGGCGCGACGCACGTGCTGCTCCTCAACAACGACGCCACCGTCGCGCCGGACGCGATCGCGGCGCTGGTGCGCGCGGCGACCGCGGAGCCGCGCGTCGGCGCCGTCGGCGCGAAGGTGCTCTCGGCCGCCGATCCGACGCGGCTCTGGCTCGCCTGGGGCCGCGTCACCTGGCGCGCCGCGCTCGTCGAGCGCGTCGGCCGCGGCCAGCCCGACGGGCCGGCGTTCGACGACGTGCGCGCCGTCGAGTGGGTGCCGGGCTGCGCGATGCTGCTGACGCGCGAGGCGATCGCGACGGTGGGCGCGCTCGACGAGGCGTTCTTCGCCTACCACGAGGACGTCGACTGGTGCGTCCGCGCGCGCGCAGCCGGCTTCCGCATCCTGTTCGCGCCGGCGGCGCGCGTCGTCCACCGCGGCGAGGGCGGGCGCGGCCTCGCGAACCCGGCGCGCTATCTCTCGGCACGCAACACGATGCTGTTCGCGCGCAAGCACGCCGGCGCGCGCGAGTGGCTGCGGCTCGGCGTCACGATCGGCGCCAGCCTCGCGCGCGAGACCGTGCGCGGCGATCGCGCGGTGACGGCGCTCCTGTGGCGCGGCTACCGCGACGGGCTCTTCGGGCGGCCCCTGCCGCTGCGCGAGCTCGGGCTGCGCTGA